One genomic window of Methanobrevibacter sp. includes the following:
- a CDS encoding ferritin, with translation MVNEKMQAALNAQLNAEVYSGYLYLSMAAYFEDIDLAGFANWMRVQAAEELEHGMKFYDYIIRRGASVTLTAIEAPQTEWESPLAAFEHVLSHEQMVTGLINDLVDLAIEEKDHATNNFLQWFVEEQVEEEENAMENLAKLKLAGDDNSLLYKLNEEFAGRGTAE, from the coding sequence ATGGTAAATGAAAAAATGCAAGCAGCATTAAATGCTCAATTGAACGCAGAAGTATATTCAGGATACTTATACTTATCCATGGCAGCTTACTTTGAAGACATCGACTTAGCAGGATTCGCTAACTGGATGAGAGTCCAAGCTGCAGAAGAATTGGAACATGGAATGAAATTCTATGACTACATAATCAGAAGAGGAGCAAGCGTAACCCTTACTGCAATTGAAGCTCCACAAACCGAATGGGAATCCCCACTTGCAGCATTTGAACATGTTTTATCTCATGAACAAATGGTAACCGGTTTAATCAACGATTTAGTTGACTTAGCTATTGAAGAAAAAGACCATGCAACCAACAACTTCCTTCAATGGTTCGTAGAAGAACAAGTTGAAGAAGAAGAAAACGCTATGGAAAACTTAGCTAAACTCAAATTGGCAGGTGACGACAACTCCTTATTATACAAACTCAATGAAGAGTTTGCTGGTCGTGGAACAGCAGAATAA